A single genomic interval of Macadamia integrifolia cultivar HAES 741 chromosome 6, SCU_Mint_v3, whole genome shotgun sequence harbors:
- the LOC122082769 gene encoding protein N-lysine methyltransferase METTL21A-like produces the protein MGIREVEVAGNTVTIHEADDVYDPVTGRALTGSWVWDSAFILSEWMVHHGRLDFDLHGRTVVELGAGTGLPGLTAALLGANHVVLTDVAQLLPGLQKNVEANSLGDRVEVRELLWGLDDLRTSGVGELEDVDLVLMSDVFFDASEMRALAKTLKRLCGRETRVWSASEVREWIEESLEELRREGFRVVELPSQQLVLSSSAAAMATEESPSFAIFVLVPPSCDSGPETDTTEVDT, from the coding sequence ATGGGCATCAGAGAAGTTGAAGTCGCAGGCAATACAGTAACGATTCATGAGGCCGACGACGTCTATGACCCAGTCACAGGACGAGCTCTCACCGGGTCCTGGGTCTGGGACTCGGCTTTCATCCTGTCAGAGTGGATGGTTCACCATGGCCGACTTGATTTCGACCTCCACGGTCGAACCGTGGTCGAACTCGGTGCCGGAACCGGGCTTCCCGGTCTAACAGCAGCTTTACTCGGTGCCAACCATGTGGTTCTCACCGACGTTGCCCAACTTCTCCCTGGGCTGCAGAAGAACGTCGAAGCCAACTCACTCGGGGACCGAGTAGAGGTTAGGGAATTACTTTGGGGATTGGACGATTTGAGGACGAGTGGAGTCGGTGAGTTGGAGGATGTGGACTTGGTGTTGATGTCTGATGTGTTCTTTGACGCGTCGGAGATGAGAGCGCTGGCGAAGACGTTGAAGAGGCTATGTGGGAGGGAGACAAGAGTCTGGTCTGCCAGTGAGGTTAGAGAGTGGATTGAAGAGAGCCTGGAGGAGTTGAGGCGGGAAGGGTTCAGAGTGGTGGAGCTTCCGAGTCAACAACTAGTTTTGTCCTCATCGGCGGCGGCAATGGCAACTGAGGAATCACCGTCGTTTGCTATTTTTGTTCTTGTGCCACCGAGCTGTGACTCAGGACCTGAAACGGACACTACTGAAGTTGACACGTAG
- the LOC122081463 gene encoding probable purine permease 11: MAVLEIQEPHLLQDGRTIGQSPIRFLRRWVMISVNIFFVIVGQTAGVLLGRFYYDQGGNSKWMATLVQTAGFPILFIPLFILSSQKSSTTTKFNVSITTLTLVYFSLGVFLAGDNMMYSIGLLYLSASTYFLVCASQLASNAVFAFFINSQKFTALIFNSVIILSLSSALIGVNSDSTEPAGVSREKYILGFLCTLGASTVYSLLLSLMQLSFQKVLKRESFSVVLEMQIYTSFVATCACIVGLFASGEWRSLKGEMDGFGKGRISYVMTLVWTAVAWQVSSVGVVGLVFVVSSLFSNVISTLALALGPIAAVIFFHDKMDGVKVVAMLMAFWGFASYLYQQYLDDCKLKAAQNQDNEVPNEFTLERLIV; the protein is encoded by the exons ATGGccg TACTAGAGATTCAAGAACCGCATTTGCTCCAAGATGGAAGGACCATTGGTCAATCACCTATTAGATTTTTGCGTCGGTGGGTTATGATTTCAGTAaacattttctttgttattgttGGCCAAACTGCTGGTGTTCTTCTTGGGAGGTTCTACTATGACCAAGGTGGAAATAGTAAATGGATGGCAACACTTGTCCAAACCGCTGGGTTTCCTATACTTTTTATCCCACTCTTCATCCTCTCCTCTCAGAAATCTTCAACCACCACCAAATTTAATGTGTCCATTACCACCCTTACCTTAGTCTATTTCTCACTTGGTGTGTTTCTAGCTGGTGACAACATGATGTACTCGATCGGGCTTTTGTACCTGTCTGCCTCAACTTATTTCCTTGTATGTGCATCCCAGTTGGCATCTAATGCGGTTTTTGCATTCTTCATCAATTCTCAAAAGTTCACTGCTTTAATATTCAATTCTGTTATCATCCTGTCCTTATCTTCTGCCCTCATTGGGGTTAACTCTGATTCCACTGAACCTGCTGGAGTATCGAGGGAGAAGTATATTTTGGGCTTCTTGTGCACTCTTGGTGCGTCCACCGTTTACTCCCTGCTGCTTTCACTCATGCAGCTTTCCTTCCAAAAGGTTCTGAAAAGAGAGTCATTTTCTGTGGTATTAGAAATGCAGATCTACACATCATTTGTTGCAACATGTGCTTGCATAGTAGGCCTCTTTGCCAGTGGTGAATGGAGGAGTTTGAAAGGAGAGATGGATGGGTTTGGAAAGGGGAGAATATCTTATGTGATGACATTAGTTTGGACAGCTGTGGCTTGGCAAGTGTCTTCTGTTGGTGTTGTGGGGTTGGTTTTTGTGGTATCTTCACTTTTCTCTAATGTTATTAGTACCTTGGCTTTGGCTCTTGGTCCTATTGCTGCTGTTATATTTTTTCATGATAAGATGGATGGGGTGAAGGTGGTGGCGATGTTGATGGCCTTTTGGGGCTTTGCTTCTTACTTGTATCAGCAATACCTTGACGATTGTAAGCTGAAGGCAGCACAAAATCAAGATAATGAAGTTCCAAATGAGTTTACTCTAGAGAGGCTGATTGTTTGA